One Micromonospora sp. WMMD812 genomic window carries:
- a CDS encoding nucleotidyltransferase family protein: MRDESVAGLVLAAGAGRRFGRPKALVEFDGEPLVRRAVRLLRAGGCAPVHVVVGAGADDLPALPDAELVRNPDWRQGMGLSLRRGLASMPEPVAAAVVVLVDQPLLTPAAVRRVRAAHAAGAVVATATYAGRPGHPVLLGRTTWPLLDRYATGDRGARDLLRARPDLVVRVPCDGVGDPLDADTPSDLTRAAALSADHAVVMPHERRASG; the protein is encoded by the coding sequence CGAGAGCGTGGCGGGGCTGGTGCTCGCGGCCGGGGCCGGACGCCGGTTCGGCCGCCCCAAGGCGCTCGTCGAGTTCGACGGCGAACCGCTCGTCCGGCGCGCGGTCCGGCTGCTGCGTGCCGGCGGCTGCGCGCCGGTGCACGTCGTGGTGGGCGCCGGGGCCGACGACCTGCCCGCGCTGCCCGACGCGGAGCTGGTCCGGAACCCCGATTGGCGGCAGGGGATGGGCCTGTCCCTGCGCCGCGGTCTGGCCTCGATGCCCGAGCCGGTGGCCGCCGCGGTGGTCGTGCTCGTCGACCAGCCGCTGCTCACCCCGGCGGCGGTGCGCCGGGTCCGGGCCGCGCACGCCGCCGGCGCGGTCGTCGCCACCGCCACCTATGCCGGCCGGCCCGGGCATCCGGTGCTGCTGGGCCGGACCACCTGGCCCCTGCTCGACCGCTACGCGACCGGCGACCGCGGCGCCCGCGACCTGCTGCGCGCCCGCCCCGACCTGGTCGTCCGGGTGCCGTGTGACGGCGTCGGCGACCCGCTCGACGCCGACACCCCTTCCGACCTGACCCGGGCCGCCGCCCTCAGCGCCGATCATGCAGTTGTGATGCCTCACGAGCGCCGCGCGAGCGGCTGA